A single window of Stigmatopora nigra isolate UIUO_SnigA chromosome 20, RoL_Snig_1.1, whole genome shotgun sequence DNA harbors:
- the ndrg2 gene encoding protein NDRG2 isoform X2 — MTTEMQEITIAEDKPLLAAQPDPGKEAELAARILLDRGQEHKVETPHGVLHVTLHGTRNSRRPAILTFHDVGLDSKSCFLPLFKFEEMQEIVKNFTLIHIDAPGQEEGAAVYPAGYQYPSTETVAEMIPAVLQFFSFRTVIGVGVGAGAYVLSKFALVNPDSVEGLVLVNIDTNARGWMDWAAQKLSSVTSSVTEQILSHLFSQEELSSNTDAVQLHRERINKAPHLPNMELFWKTYNSRKDLDLDRGCTFKCPVMLVVGDHAPYEDAAVECNSKLDPTTTSFLKMADAGGLPQLAQWRRRA; from the exons ATGACGACGGAGATGCAAGAGATCACCATCGCGGAGGACAAGCCGCTGCTCGCCGCTCAGCCCGACCCCGGCAAG GAAGCCGAGTTGGCGGCCAGGATACTCCTTGACCGAGGCCAG GAGCACAAGGTGGAGACGCCGCACGGAGTCCTGCACGTGACGCTGCACGGCACACGGAACAGCCGCCGGCCCGCCATCCTCACCTTCCACGACGTCGGCCTGGACA GCAAGAGCTGCTTCCTGCCTCTCTTCAAGTTCGAGGAGATGCAGGAGATAGTCAAAAATTTCACCCTGATCCACATCGACGCTCCGGGCCAAGAGGAGGGGGCGGCCGTTTACCCGGCAGG GTACCAGTACCCGTCCACGGAGACCGTCGCCGAGATGATTCCTGCCGTGCTGCAGTTCTTCAG CTTCCGTACGGTGATCGGAGTGGGAGTGGGCGCCGGGGCGTACGTCTTGAGCAAGTTTGCG TTGGTCAACCCCGATTCGGTGGAGGGCCTGGTTTTGGTCAACATCGACACAAACGCCCGAGGGTGGATGGACTGGGCGGCCCAAAAG CTCAGCTCTGTGACGTCGTCCGTTACGGAACAGATCTTGTCCCATCTCTTCAGTCAG GAGGAGCTGTCCTCCAACACGGACGCGGTGCAGTTGCACAGAGAGCGCATCAACAAAGCCCCTCACCTGCCAAATATGGAGCTCTTCTGGAAGACGTACAACAG CCGCAAAGATTTGGACCTGGACCGGGGCTGCACCTTCAA GTGTCCGGTCATGTTGGTGGTTGGGGATCATGCGCCGTATGAGGACGCTGCC GTTGAATGCAACAGCAAACTGGACCCCACCACCACATCCTTCCTCAAG ATGGCGGACGCGGGCGGCCTCCCCCAGCTCGCTCAG TGGCGTCGTCGTGCATGA
- the ndrg2 gene encoding protein NDRG2 isoform X1 — MTTEMQEITIAEDKPLLAAQPDPGKEAELAARILLDRGQEHKVETPHGVLHVTLHGTRNSRRPAILTFHDVGLDSKSCFLPLFKFEEMQEIVKNFTLIHIDAPGQEEGAAVYPAGYQYPSTETVAEMIPAVLQFFSFRTVIGVGVGAGAYVLSKFALVNPDSVEGLVLVNIDTNARGWMDWAAQKLSSVTSSVTEQILSHLFSQEELSSNTDAVQLHRERINKAPHLPNMELFWKTYNSRKDLDLDRGCTFKCPVMLVVGDHAPYEDAAVECNSKLDPTTTSFLKMADAGGLPQLAQPAKLTEAFKYFIQGMGYMASSCMTRLSRSRTASLSSSYSMEGSRSRTLSQGSQGGQMPPSPSQTTEVSC, encoded by the exons ATGACGACGGAGATGCAAGAGATCACCATCGCGGAGGACAAGCCGCTGCTCGCCGCTCAGCCCGACCCCGGCAAG GAAGCCGAGTTGGCGGCCAGGATACTCCTTGACCGAGGCCAG GAGCACAAGGTGGAGACGCCGCACGGAGTCCTGCACGTGACGCTGCACGGCACACGGAACAGCCGCCGGCCCGCCATCCTCACCTTCCACGACGTCGGCCTGGACA GCAAGAGCTGCTTCCTGCCTCTCTTCAAGTTCGAGGAGATGCAGGAGATAGTCAAAAATTTCACCCTGATCCACATCGACGCTCCGGGCCAAGAGGAGGGGGCGGCCGTTTACCCGGCAGG GTACCAGTACCCGTCCACGGAGACCGTCGCCGAGATGATTCCTGCCGTGCTGCAGTTCTTCAG CTTCCGTACGGTGATCGGAGTGGGAGTGGGCGCCGGGGCGTACGTCTTGAGCAAGTTTGCG TTGGTCAACCCCGATTCGGTGGAGGGCCTGGTTTTGGTCAACATCGACACAAACGCCCGAGGGTGGATGGACTGGGCGGCCCAAAAG CTCAGCTCTGTGACGTCGTCCGTTACGGAACAGATCTTGTCCCATCTCTTCAGTCAG GAGGAGCTGTCCTCCAACACGGACGCGGTGCAGTTGCACAGAGAGCGCATCAACAAAGCCCCTCACCTGCCAAATATGGAGCTCTTCTGGAAGACGTACAACAG CCGCAAAGATTTGGACCTGGACCGGGGCTGCACCTTCAA GTGTCCGGTCATGTTGGTGGTTGGGGATCATGCGCCGTATGAGGACGCTGCC GTTGAATGCAACAGCAAACTGGACCCCACCACCACATCCTTCCTCAAG ATGGCGGACGCGGGCGGCCTCCCCCAGCTCGCTCAG CCTGCCAAACTGACCGAGGCGTTCAAGTACTTCATCCAGGGAATGGGCTACA TGGCGTCGTCGTGCATGACCCGCCTGTCGCGCTCACGGACggcctccctctcctcctcctatTCCATGGAAGGCTCGCGTTCGCGCACACTCTCCCAGGGCTCGCAGGGGGGGCAGATGCCGCCCAGCCCTTCGCAGACCACGGAGGTGTCCTGCTGA